From the Anoplopoma fimbria isolate UVic2021 breed Golden Eagle Sablefish chromosome 14, Afim_UVic_2022, whole genome shotgun sequence genome, one window contains:
- the rnf208 gene encoding RING finger protein 208, with amino-acid sequence MSCLRRQPVTIPMDTVKIIQSEKFPRECPVPVTQPRYAPPPRVAWDGGGEGEIIVNQACSDLTLDITGSPRQMVSPSAPVTRREQSFLAQRKTSANEICYHQFHYKMEDVIVNQYVLRSSSTSSSTSSSSSTGPVMPCEPLDCPTCGHTYNFAGKRPRILSCLHSVCEECLQILYESCPKYKFISCPTCRRETVLFTDYGLAALAINTSILSRLPSDPNGPVQWGGEADRSCYQTVRQYCQSACTCQIANPLSSCGIM; translated from the coding sequence ATGTCCTGCCTCAGGCGTCAGCCTGTCACCATCCCCATGGACACCGTCAAGATCATCCAGTCGGAGAAGTTCCCCCGAGAGTGCCCTGTTCCCGTCACCCAGCCTCGCTATGCCCCACCCCCAAGAGTGGCGTGGGACGGCGGAGGTGAGGGCGAAATTATCGTCAACCAGGCCTGCAGCGACCTGACCCTGGACATCACAGGGTCTCCACGGCAGATGGTGTCCCCCTCGGCCCCCGTGACGCGCAGGGAGCAGAGCTTCCTGGCGCAGCGCAAAACCAGTGCCAACGAAATCTGCTACCACCAGTTCCACTACAAGATGGAAGACGTCATAGTCAACCAGTACGTGCTGCGCTCCTCGTCCACCTCCTCGTCcacttcctcctcgtcctccacgGGACCCGTCATGCCCTGCGAGCCCCTGGACTGCCCCACCTGCGGTCACACCTACAACTTCGCAGGCAAGCGTCCGCGCATCCTCTCCTGCCTGCACTCGGTGTGTGAGGAGTGCCTGCAGATCCTCTATGAGTCCTGTCCCAAGTACAAGTTCATCTCCTGTCCCACGTGCAGGCGCGAAACAGTGCTGTTCACTGACTATGGCCTGGCTGCTCTGGCCATCAACACCAGCATCCTGAGCCGCTTGCCCTCTGACCCTAACGGGCCGGTGCAGTGGGGCGGGGAGGCCGACCGCAGCTGCTACCAGACTGTGCGCCAATACTGCCAGTCAGCCTGCACCTGCCAGATCGCCAACCCCTTGTCCTCCTGTGGCATCATGTAG